One genomic window of Salvelinus alpinus chromosome 9, SLU_Salpinus.1, whole genome shotgun sequence includes the following:
- the LOC139530736 gene encoding histone-binding protein RBBP4 → MADKEAAFDDAVEERVINEEYKIWKKNTPFLYDLVMTHALEWPSLTAQWLPDVTRPEGKDFSVHRLVLGTHTSDEQNHLVIASVQLPNDDAQFDASHYDSEKGEFGGFGSVSGKIEIEIKINHEGEVNRARHMPQNPCIIATKTPTSDVLVFDYTKHPSKPDPSGECTPDLRLRGHQKEGYGLSWNPNLSGCLLSASDDHTICMWDISAVPKEGKVVDAKTIFTGHTAVVEDVSWHLLHESLFGSVADDQKLMIWDTRSNNTSKPSHAVDAHTAEVNCLSFNPYSEFILASGSADKTVALWDLRNLKLKLHSFESHKDEIFQVQWSPHNETILASSGTDRRLNVWDLSKIGEEQSPEDAEDGPPELLFIHGGHTAKISDFSWNPNEPWVICSVSEDNIMEVWQMAENIYNDEDPEGAADTEVQA, encoded by the exons ATGGCTGATAAAGAAG CAGCGTTTGATGATgctgtggaggagagggtgataaATGAGGAGTACAAGATATGGAAGAAGAACACGCCCTTCCTCTATGACCTGGTGATGACCCACGCCCTGGAGTGGCCCAGCCTCACAGCACAGTGGCTGCCTGATGTCACCAG aCCTGAGGGGAAGGATTTCAGTGTACACAGGCTGGTTCTTGGCACACACACATCAGATGAACAGAATCACCTGGTCATTGCCAGCGTGCAACTGCCCAATGACGACGCGCAGTTTGATGCTTCTCACTATGATAGTGAGAAAGGCG AGTTTGGAGGCTTTGGCTCAGTCAGTGGTAAGATAGAGATTGAAATCAAGATAAACCATGAGGGAGAGGTGAACAGAGCCCGCCACATGCCCCAGAACCCCTGCATCATCGCCACCAAAACCCCAACCAGTGATGTGCTTGTCTTTGACTACACCAAACATCCCTCCAAACCAG ATCCATCTGGAGAGTGCACCCCAGATCTGCGTTTGAGGGGACACCAGAAGGAGGGTTACGGTCTCTCCTGGAACCCCAACCTGAGTGGCTGTCTTCTCAGCGCTTCTGATGACCAT ACGATCTGTATGTGGGACATCAGTGCAGTTCCTAAGGAGGGGAAGGTTGTGGACGCTAAGACCATCTTCACTGGACACACAGCTGTTGTGGAGGACGTTTCTTGGCATCTACTGCACGAGTCCCTCTTTGGATCTGTAGCTGACGACCAGAAACTCATGAT tTGGGACACGCGATCAAACAATACGTCAAAACCTAGCCATGCTGTGGACGCCCACACTGCAGAGGTCAACTGTCTGTCCTTCAACCCTTACAGCGAGTTCATCCTGGCCTCAGGCTCAGCAGACAAG ACGGTTGCTCTTTGGGACCTGAGGAACCTGAAACTGAAGCTGCATTCATTTGAGTCTCACAAAGATGAGATCTTCCAG GTCCAGTGGTCTCCTCATAATGAAACCATCTTGGCCTCCAGTGGCACAGACAGGCGACTCAACGTGTGGGACCTCAGTAAAATCGGAGAGGAGCAGTCGCCAGAGGATGCTGAGGATGGTCCACCTGAACTGCTGTTCATTCACGGTGGTCACACAGCTAAGATCTCCGACTTCTCGTGGAACCCCAACGAGCCCTGGGTCATCTGTTCGGTGTCTGAGGACAACATCATGGAAGTTTGGCAGATG GCTGAGAACATCTACAATGACGAGGACCCAGAGGGAGCAGCAGACACTGAGGTCCAGGCATGA
- the LOC139530737 gene encoding protein archease isoform X1: protein MDDRELDLTESQKATKSKYPAINKKYEYLDHTADVQLHSWGDSLEEAFEQCAMAMFGYMTDTETVEPIDTVEVESEGDDMESLLFHFLDDWLFKFSADLFFIPREVKVLHIDRMHFKIRSIGWGEEFNLVKHPQGPGRLIRVKERMNGAMYREILSENLLPSARALNMKRGWVFQHDNDPKHTARATKECLRKKHFKVLEWPSQSPDLNP, encoded by the exons ATGGATGATCGTGAGCTTGATCTCACCGAGTCACAGAAAGCTACCAAGTCGAAATACCCGGCGATCAACAAGAAGTATGAAT ATTTGGACCACACTGCTGATGTACA GCTCCACTCTTGGGGAGACTCGCTGGAGGAGGCCTTTGAGCAGTGTGCCATGGCAATGTTTGGGTATATGACAGATACAGAGACGGTGGAGCCCATTGACACAGTAGAAGTGGAGTCAGAAG GTGATGACATGGAATCTCTTCTCTTCCACTTCCTAGACGACTGGTTATTCAAATTCAGTGCAGATCTTTTCTTCATTCCCAGA GAGGTTAAAGTTTTGCACATTGACAGGATGCACTTCAAAATCCGCTCCATTGG GTGGGGAGAAGAGTTCAACTTGGTCAAGCATCCACAG ggaccaggacgactgatccgtgtaaaggaaagaatgaatggggccatgtatcgtgagattttgagtgaaaacctccttccatcagcaagggcattgaatatgaaacgtggctgggtctttcagcatgacaatgatcccaaacacaccgcccgggcaacgaaggagtgtcttcgtaagaagcatttcaaggtcctggagtggcctagccagtctccagatctcaacccatag
- the LOC139530737 gene encoding protein archease isoform X2, producing MDDRELDLTESQKATKSKYPAINKKYEYLDHTADVQLHSWGDSLEEAFEQCAMAMFGYMTDTETVEPIDTVEVESEGDDMESLLFHFLDDWLFKFSADLFFIPREVKVLHIDRMHFKIRSIGWGEEFNLVKHPQGTEVKAITYSAMQIHDIDKPEIFAIIDI from the exons ATGGATGATCGTGAGCTTGATCTCACCGAGTCACAGAAAGCTACCAAGTCGAAATACCCGGCGATCAACAAGAAGTATGAAT ATTTGGACCACACTGCTGATGTACA GCTCCACTCTTGGGGAGACTCGCTGGAGGAGGCCTTTGAGCAGTGTGCCATGGCAATGTTTGGGTATATGACAGATACAGAGACGGTGGAGCCCATTGACACAGTAGAAGTGGAGTCAGAAG GTGATGACATGGAATCTCTTCTCTTCCACTTCCTAGACGACTGGTTATTCAAATTCAGTGCAGATCTTTTCTTCATTCCCAGA GAGGTTAAAGTTTTGCACATTGACAGGATGCACTTCAAAATCCGCTCCATTGG GTGGGGAGAAGAGTTCAACTTGGTCAAGCATCCACAG GGGACAGAAGTGAAGGCCATCACTTACTCAGCCATGCAGATCCATGACATCGACAAGCCCGAGATCTTTGCCATCATTGACATCTGa
- the LOC139530737 gene encoding protein archease isoform X3 has translation MDDRELDLTESQKATKSKYPAINKKYEYLDHTADVQLHSWGDSLEEAFEQCAMAMFGYMTDTETVEPIDTVEVESEGDDMESLLFHFLDDWLFKFSADLFFIPRVGRRVQLGQASTGDRSEGHHLLSHADP, from the exons ATGGATGATCGTGAGCTTGATCTCACCGAGTCACAGAAAGCTACCAAGTCGAAATACCCGGCGATCAACAAGAAGTATGAAT ATTTGGACCACACTGCTGATGTACA GCTCCACTCTTGGGGAGACTCGCTGGAGGAGGCCTTTGAGCAGTGTGCCATGGCAATGTTTGGGTATATGACAGATACAGAGACGGTGGAGCCCATTGACACAGTAGAAGTGGAGTCAGAAG GTGATGACATGGAATCTCTTCTCTTCCACTTCCTAGACGACTGGTTATTCAAATTCAGTGCAGATCTTTTCTTCATTCCCAGA GTGGGGAGAAGAGTTCAACTTGGTCAAGCATCCACAG GGGACAGAAGTGAAGGCCATCACTTACTCAGCCATGCAGATCCATGA